TGTCGATAGGACGCATGGTGAACAGGCTACACCAGGGGAGAGAAGGGCTGCCCTGGCGCGAGGGGAGCGGGGCGTGGTGGAGTTGGGACTCCCTCGTTCCAGGAGCCGAGCCCACGTGGAGACTCCGGTGCTGTTTGCGATTGCCGGTGCGGTAGTGGCCGGTGGGGTGTGTTGCGCGGTGGCGATGAGGATGGGCTATCGCCGGGTGGGGCCAGGGGAGGCGCTGGTCATCGAACGAGGTGCGAGGCCGACGCGGGTGAGCTTTGGGGGAGCGGTGGTGTGGCCGATGGTGGATCGTGCGGAGGTGTTGGACCTGTCGGTGAGGAAGGTGGTGGTGGAGAGGAGGGGAGGGCAGGGGCTGTCGTGCCGGGACGGGATTCGAGTGGATGTGAGGGCGACGTTCCTGGTGAAGGTGGAGAGGAATCCGGAGGACGTGTTGAGGGTGGCGAGGGAGGTGGGGTGTGCGAGGGCGAACCGTTCGGAGGAGGTGCAGGCGTTGCTGGAGGAGAGATTCGCCTGCGCGCTGGCGAACTCGGCGAGCACGTTCAACTTCGATGAGCTGCTGGCGGACCGTGGCCTGTTCATCGACCACGTGAGGGTGGAGGTGGGGGACGAGCTGCTGGGGTTCAAGCTGGAGAGGATGTCGCTGGGGAGACTGGAGCAGACACCGTTGGACCAGTTGGATCCGACGAACGTGGTGGATGCGCAGGGAATCCTGAAGCTGACGGAGAGGGCGACGAGGCTGGCGGTGGAGACGAGCGAGCAGCTGAGACAGCCGTGGTTGGCGCCGAGAGAGGGAAAGGCGGAGCCGAGGGGTGGAGGGGAGGACGAGCTGGAAAGGGAAGTCGAGCGGGCGCTGGAGCGAGCAAGAAACAACTGAGGGCGCCGTACCCAACACAACCCCAACACAACCCCTCTCCCTCTGGGAGAGGGACGGGGTGAGGGTATAGAGAGAACCCGGGTTTCACCCGAGTCACGAGCCGCATCTCCGTTCCCTACGAGCGGAACCGAGAGCAATCGATCTCGTACTTGGAGACCTTGTAATTGACGATGCGTTCAGTGGTGCGAAGGAGCCGAGCGGCCTTGGCGCGATTGCCGCGGGTGGTCTTCAAGGCATCGGCGATCAAATCCTTTTCGAACTGCTGAACGGCGTCGGTGAGGGAGGTACTGGTAACGGTCTCGGAGGCCTCGGCGGTCTGCAACGTAGGCGGGAGGTGATGACCGTGGATGGCATTGCCATCGCAGACGAGGACGGCGCGTTCGATGATGTTCTCGAGCTCGCGGACGTTACCGGGCCAGTGGTAGCTGACGAGCATGTCGATGGCGGGGGTGGAGATGCGGCGGATGTTCTTGCCGTGCTCGCGGGAGTACTTGGCGACGAAGTGGTCGGCGAGGAGGAGGAGGTCTGACTTGCGCTCGCGCAGGGGGGGGATGAAGAGGGTGAAGACGTTGAGGCGGTAGTAGAGGTCCTCGCGGAAGGACTTCTCGGAGATGGCGGTTTCGAGGTCCTTGTTGGTGGCGGCGATGAGGCGGACGTTGGCCTTGAGGGTTTCGGTGCCGCCGACGCGTTCGAACTCACGCTCCTGGAGGACGCGGAGGAGCTTCACCTGGGTGGTGGGGTTGACCTCGCCGATCTCATCGAGGAAGAGGGTGCCGCCCTCGGCGAGCTCGAAGCGGCCGCGCTTGCGGGCCTGGGCGCCGGTGAAGGCGCCCTTTTCGTAGCCGAAGAGCTCGGACTCGATGAGGGTTTCGGGGAGGGCGGCGCAGTTGACGCGGATGAAGGGCTTCTTGGCGCGGGTGGAGTTGTAGTGGAGGGCGTGGGCGATGAGCTCCTTGCCGGTGCCGGACTCGCCGCGGATGAGGACGGTGGTGGTGGTGCGAGCGACCTGGTGGATCTGCTCGTACACCTGGCGCATGGGGCCGCTGGTGCCGATGATGTTGGAGAAGTCGTAGCGCTCGCGGAGCTCCTGGCGCAGGGTGGTGTTCTCCTCGAGCAGCTTCTTGCGCTCATCCTCCAGGAGGCGGTGGGCGGCGAGGGCCTGGCCGATCATGGAGGCGATGACGCTGAAGAGGCGGGTCTCCTCCTCGTAGTCGCGGTCCTTGTCGAAGAGCAGGTCCACGCCGAGGGCGCCGACGGGCTTGCGGTGCAGGAGGATGGGGACGCAGATGAAGGAGGACTCCGGGCCACCGTCCTTGCGGCCGCGGAAGGCGCGGTGGAGGAAGAGAGGCTCGCGGCTGATCTCCGGGACGACGATGGGCCTGGCGCTCTGGACGACGCGGCCGGTGATGCCCTCGCCGAGCCGGTAGCGGGCCTTGCGACCCTCGGCGCTCAAACCGATGGAGGCCTCGATGTAGAGGTCGTCGGCGTTGGGATCCTTCAGTGTCACGGTACCGCGCACGACGCCGTGGTAGCGCTCGAGCCGCTCCAGCACACGGTGGAGGGCCGCCTTGAGATCGTTGGCGCCGGCCAGGGCCTGGCTGACCTCCAGGAGGCTGGCCAGGGCGGGAGGCTGCCGGCCCTGCTGCTCGTCTGCTCGCTTCGCCATCGTGTGTTGCTCCTGCGGAACGGGTCTCCGAGGGGGCTCGGAGCGGTTCCGACAATTTTGTCGGCTTCGGGCCAAAGAGCTACGAAATTGTAGGTGGGGTTGTCGTGAGTCCTGAGAGCGGGCCCACCGGAAGGTGTCCAGGACCCGGCGCTTGGAGGGGTGGCATCCGTCGTCTTTCCATCATCCGGGGGGCGCGAGCGGTGGGAGCCCGTCCCTCTTCCCTCGGAACGACGGGGCACTTCCTACAATTTCGTGGGAAGCACGCGCATATCCTACAAAATTGTCGGAGCTTCGAGAGGCCCTCCGAGGGGCCCGCGAGGCCGGGTCCCCCTCATTTCGAGGGTTTCCGTCGAGCCCTCCGCCGGGCGAGGCCGTTGGCACCGCATCTGCAAAAGAGAGTCGGCGAGACAGGCGGTCCGCCAGGACCGCCGAGAGACCCGACCTCTCTCTGTAGAGGCACATGTGGAGGAAGTTGAATGCGTAAGGTGATGGCGGAGTACATCTGGATCGACGGGCAGAAGCCGACGGCGAAGCTGCGGTCGAAGATGAAGGTGTTGGAGGGGGAGGTCCGGAGCGTCTCCGAGTTGCCGGACTGGAGCTTCGACGGTTCCAGCACCTATCAGGCCGAGGGCAAGAAGAGCGATCTGCTGCTGAGGCCGGTGCGCTACATCCCGAACCCGCTGCGGCCGGGGACGTCGGACATCCTGGTGCTGTGCGAGGTGATGAATCCGGATGGCAGCCCGCACTGGAGCAACACGCGGGCGCCGCTGCGCGCGGTAGCGGAGAAGCACGCGTCCGAGGACACGTGGTTCGGCATGGAGCAGGAGTACACGCTCTTCGAGGGCAACCGTCCGCTGGGCTGGCCGGACAAGGGTTTCCCGGCGCCGCAGGGTGGCTACTACTGTGGCGTGGGCAGTGACGAGGTGTTCGGCCGCAAGCTGGTGGAGTCGCACGCCGAGGCGTGTCTGCGCGCGGGCATCAAGCTGTGCGGCACGAACGCCGAGGTGATGCCCGCGCAGTGGGAGTTCCAGATTGGCCCCCTCTCTCCGCTGGAGATGGCGGACGAGCTGTGGCTGGCGCGCTGGCTGCTGTACCGGATGGGCGAGGAGTACGGCATCAGCGCGACGCTGCACCCGAAGCCGGTGAAGGGTGACTGGAACGGGACGGGCTGCCACACCAACGTCAGCACGAAGGCGATGCGTGAGGCGGGCGGCATCAAGGTCATCGAGGCGGCGTGCGAGAAGCTGCGCGCGCGGCACGAGGCGCACATCCAGGTGTACGGCGCGCACAACACGGAGCGCCTGACGGGCCTGCACGAGACGGCGCCGATCAACGTGTTCCGGTACGGCGTCAGCGACCGTGGCTCGTCCATCCGCATCCCGCTGGGGACGGCGAACGACGGCAAGGGCTACTTCGAGGACCGTCGTCCGGCGGCCAACTGCGACCCGTACGAGGTGTGCCGCATCATGCTCGAGACGATCTGCGGCTGAGATCGTCCAAAGGACTCCTTGGGGTAAGGAGGCGCGGGCCTGGCGGGCGGGAGGTGTCGGGCTTCCCGTCCGTCGGGCCTGGCGTATTTTTAACCTCGAGGCTGGCGTATGTTCGCGGTCGAGTGGAGCGGGCCTTGATGGATTCAGGGGGCCGCTCGCGCTGGCCGGAGCGCCGTTGCGGCGCATCGAGGCCCGTTCCGCTCACTGCGCCGCCGGTGGAGCTCAGCCGCCGGTATAGGCGATGCGGTAGATGATGCCGTTGGTGTCGTCGGTGACGAGCAGTGAGCCATCGGTGGCCACGGCGGTGCCGACGAGTCGTCCGAAGTGGGCGCGGCCGTCCTCGAGGAGCCAGCCGGAGACGAAGTCCTCGAAGGCGAGCGGGTTGCCCTGCGGGTCGAAGCGGATGCGCACGAGCTTGTAGCCGGTGGGCGGGTTGCGATTCCACGAGCCGCGCAGGGCGAGGAAGGCGTCGTTGCGGAACTCGGCGGGGAACTGGGAGCCCGTGTAGAAGGTGAGCGTCATGGGCGCCGAGTGGCCCTGGTACTCGAGCGTGGACGGCTTGGTGCGAGCGCAGTAGTCGGGACGCGCCAGGTCATTGGGAGGCTCGGCGGAGACGAAGGGGTCCACCTCCTGCTTGCCGGCGCAGAAGGGCCAGCCGTAGTCGCCGCCCTCTTCGAGGCGGTTGAGCTCCTCGGGAGGGAAGTCATCGCCGCGGCTGTCGGAGCCGTGGTCCATGCCCCAGAGCTGGCCGGTGGCGGGGTGCCAGGCGAAGCCGATGGTGTTGCGCAGACCTTTGGCGAAGACGGAGCGGGCGCCGGTGGTGGGGTCGACGCGCAGCAGGGTGGCGTGCTCGGGGTCCGTCTCCGCGCAGGCGTTGCAGGTGCTGCCGACGGAGAGGTAGAGCCTGCCATCGGGGCCGAAGGCCAGGGTGCGGTTGCCGTGCTGGCCGCCATCCGGCAGGTCGCCGGTGAGCTCGCGAGGCGTGGCGAGTGTGCCATCGGGACGGATGTCCGCGACGTAGAGCTGCTTGACGGTGACGAGGTAGAGCTGGTTGCCGCGCAGCGCGAGCCCGTGCACGCCGCTGTCCTTCTGACCGAGCCCGGTGAGGGCGGGGGTCTGCTGGTCGGCGCGCCCATCGCCGTTGGTGTCGCGCAGGAGGGTGACGCGGCCGGCCTCGCGCTCGGTGACGTAGACGGTGCCATCGGGGCGGACGGCGAGGACGCGCGGGTTGGTGAGGCCCTGGGCGAAGACGTTGATGCTGAAGCCGGGGCGCACGGAGAGCTGGCGCAGGCGCTCGTCGTTGAAGTCTCGTCTGGCGGGGCGGACGAGGTTGTTCTCCGCGGAGACGGCGCGGACCTGGGCCTGGGTGGGAGGGACCTGGGGCGTGGGGACGCGCGCCTCCTGTCCGGGAGTGTTCGGGGACTCGCGCACCGAGGACGGAGCGGAGCTGGACGAGCAGGCGAGCGTGAGGAGCAGCGGCAACCAGCGAAGAGGAGGGCGAGGGAGCGTCGTGAGCATGAGGAGCGACGCTAGGGACGACGGCTGGATGCGGAAGGCTCCCAGGTGCTGGAGTGATGGATGGAGGGCACTCATGCGGACGAGCCCTCGATGGGTGTTTGTGGTTACCCCCGTACCTAGCTTCTGGCGTGTCGGTGATTGGACAGGGACACAAGGAGGCACGCCATGGGTGAGTGGACGGACAAGCTGAAGGGGAAGGTGAAGGAGACGGCGGGCGTGGCCACGGGAGACCGTGAGCTGGAGGCCGAGGGGAAGAAGGACACCCTCAAGGGCAACGTGAAGGAGAAGATCGAGGACGCGAAGCGGGTCATCAAGGACGCCGATGACGAAGTGAAGGGTCGTCGGTAGCCAGAGCGTCGTCGCGGAGCGTTGAAGTCCGAGCGGGTCGCGGGGAGTCACTCCCGTGGCCCGCTCGTCTTTTGGGCCGGGGAGACTCTCGTGCCCGGGGTCGCCTTGGCGCGGTCTGCGCGAGGTACCACCTTCCGGCGGGACGCCCATGTTCCTCAGGGAGGTTACGGCATGGATGCCAGGCTGGAGCAGCTCCTCGAGCCCCGGTACGACCGGGTGCGCCGCCACGGACCGGAGAGGGCCAACGAGGAAATCCTGCGGGAGGCACGCGAGCGCATGGCCCGCTATGCGAGCCGTCCGCTGGACGAGGTGGAGGAGCGGTTGGAGGAACTGGATCGCGAGTGGGACCTCGAGCGGTCGTTGCAGGTGAACGCGGCGGCGTGGTCGTTGGTGGGGCTGGTGTTGGGGGCGACGAGGGACCGGAAGTGGCTGGTGTTGCCGGGAGTGGTGGCGGGCTTGTTGCTGCAGTACGGGCTGACGGGGTGGTGCCCACCGGTCTCGCTGTTGCGCCTGTTGCGGTGCCGCACGAGAGGTGAAATCGAGGCGGAGAAGCTCGCGCTTCGGGTGCGGAGGGGAGACTTCAAGGGGTTGGATGAAGGGCACTCGGCGAGCTCGGAGGGGCCGGGCTGGGGGTGAGAGATGAACGAAAGCCCACAGTGGGGGCGATGGAGCGGGTGAGCCGAGCACCGCATCACTTCTGACTGGAAGAGACTCTGATCAAGGGTGACCCGAGACGCGAGGGGTCCCCCTTGTGCCGGGCCTGAAGCGCCGGAGGAGACGATCATGAGCACTTCCAGCATCAACGACCCGCCGAAGGGTACGAGGCCCGGTTCGAGGAGCGAGACCCGCGCGAGCAGCCGCGAGGAGAACGAGACTCCTGGCGCGAACAAGAACGTGCTCGCGGCGGGCGCTGCGGTGAAGCGCTCGGTCACGCTGGTCTATGACGCGGGACCGCACGGCGAGCTCACGAACCTTCAGGTGAAGGGCAGCTGGGACACGACGGGCCGCTATAGCGCGCAGTGGAGCGAGCGCCCGCTCCCGATGAAGTCCTTGGGAGACGGCAGGTGGGCGGTGACGGTGGACGTGCTGGACGACGGCCAGCCGCACGACTGGGAGTGGGGAGTCATGGCGGACGGCCCCGCGGGCAAGGGCCAGTGGGCGGTGATGGGCGAGGGCAACCTGAAGCTGGACTTGAAGAAGCCCACGAGCACGTACGCGCCGACGACGTACCACGAGATGGGGGCGAGACGTTCTGGGGCGGACGCCACGTTCAAGCTCTGGGCGCCGAACGCGAGGGGCGTACAGGTGAAGGTGACGGACCCCGAGGGGCGGGTGCGGCGCTTCCCGATGGAGCGGGAGGAGGAGGGCAACTGGTCCGCGAGGGTGAAGGGCGGGTGGAAGGAGCTGGTGGGCAAGTCGTACGTCTACGAGGTGGTGGACTCGGCGGGGGCGACGAGCGAGCGGCCAGACCCGTATGCGTGGGAGATGATGGGCGAGCAGCGAGGCCTGTCGCGGATGTACCTGGACGCGAAGACGGGCAAGGAGGTGAACCGCTACGCGCCGGACAACGTCGAGCTGATGCGCTTCGACATCGACGACGAGGAGGACGGGCACGTCGCGTACCTGGTGTTGAAGGACGAGAGTGGCCGGCGGCTGACCGGGGAGGAGCTGCGGAAGCGGTTGGGGGACTTCGACGCCTCGCTGGTGGACAAGCTGCGTGATGGGAAGTTCAACGACTTCTGGGCGAGGAGCGTCGAGCCGGATGGACGCATCCGGATGACGAATCATGAGGGGGCGTGGACGGCGCTGGTGAACGACCCGAGGAAGCTGGTGGGGTTGCGCTACGAGCTTCAGGTCTACGAGCGGGACGCGAAGGGCGAGCTGCGGCTGCGGGATGACGGGAACAGGGATGGGCGGCTGAGCGATGGGGAGCGCCTGATGTCACCGCACAACGATCCCTGGAGCGACGTCATCACGGAGGGGAGTGGGGTGACGTTCCGTGGCTCGGTCATCACGGATCCAGCGAGCTACACGTGGAAGAACGATGGAGCGCCGAGGGAGAAGGACCCGAGCAGGTGGGTGGTGTACCAGCTGCACGTGGGGAGCTTCCTGGGCGAGGCGGGGAACGGGGACCGTTCGACGCTGGAGGACGTGGGGGCGAGGCTGGACTACTTCAAGAAGCTGGGGGTGACGACGCTGGAGCTGTTGCCGGTGAATGAGGTGGAGGGGAGCCGGAACTGGGGCTACCTGGGGGTGAACAGCCTGGCGGTGGAGAGCGCGTTGGGCTTCGAGGACAATGACGGCAGGTGGGTGAGCGGGACGGAGGCGCTGAAGCGCTTCATCGACGAGGCTCACGGACAGGGGCTGAACGTCATCTCGGACGTGGTCTACAACCACGTGCACGGGGACTACAACGGGCTGTGGAACCTGGGGGGAGCGGAGAACCCGTACTTCAACTGGTCGAAGGAGCCGGGGAAGTTCGAGCAGCGGGACACGCCGTGGGGAGCGGTGCCGGCCTATTGGAACCCGAAGGTGAGGCAGTTCTTCGTGGACCACGCGGTGGCGCAGGTGCAGGAACTGCACTTCGACGGGCTGCGCTTCGACTTCACCGAGCCCATCAAGGGAACAGGGGGGAAGGACGGGTGGGAGCTGCTGCGGGAGATCAACCGTCAGGTGCACTTCTTCAACCCGGACGCGTGGACGGTGGCGGAGCAGTTCGACTACGACCCGAGCATCTCGAGGCCGGTGCAGAAGGACGGCACGGGAGGGGGCTTCGACGCGCAGTGGTACACGGAGTTCCAGCACCGGCTGGTGAATGACAATGGGAAGCCGGGGTTGATCCAGGCGGCGGCGCGCGGGTGGAAGACGGACATGGACGCGTTCATGTCGATGATGACGAACCCGCGAGGGCTGGATGGGTGGAAGAAGGCGCTGACCATCATCTCGAATCATGACGAGGTGGGGAACGCGCAGCGGACGATGAACACGGCGGAAGGGGAGCGGCCGACGGACTTCCCGGACCAGTGGTCCAGGAGCGCGGCGCGGTTCGTTGGGGGAATGGGGATGGCGGGCCCGGGCATCCCGATGTTCTTCCAGGGGGACGAGTTCGGAGCGCAGAACGACTTCCGGTGGGGCAACCCGTCCACGTGGGACAGCGATTGGAGCTGGGAGTCGCTGGGGAAGGACTGGGACTGGGACAAGGTGACGTTCAACGACGCGCGAAAGGCGAGCTACGAGCGCCTCTTCACGGTGGCACCGGAGGCGCGGGTGAAGGACGGGGAGTACCAGGGCCTGTCGCCAGAGGACCGGAAGGTCTTCGAGAGCCTGGCGGCGATGCCGGCGGAGCGGAGGACGGAGGCGATGCTGGACATCACTCGTCGGCAGAGCTTCCACTTCTACCGGGATGCGATCTCGCTGCGCCGCTCGAGCCCGGCCTTCCGGGCGGACGCGGAGGTGCACCGGGTGTACACGCACGACGAGGACTCGGTGGTGGCCTTCACGCGCAAGGCGGGGCGCGAGGAGTACCTCGTGGTGGGGAGCCTGAACCGGAAGAACCTGGAGGGCTACCCGCTGTCGTTGCCGCCGGGGAGATGGAAGGAAGTGCTGAACAGCGACGCTGCGGTGTACGGGGGGAACAACTTCGGCAACTACGGAGCGACGCTGAGCGGGGGCATCACGAAGGTGAACATCCCCTCGGCCGGCTACGTGGTCTTCAAGAAGGAGTAGCGGGCAGGAGCGCCCGTGTATGGGTCAGCGGTGCTCCCGCTGGAAGGGGCCGCCTGAGCGCTCACCGGACGTCCGTGGGTCAGGCGGTGGGCCTGCCCGGCGAGTGGTGAGCTTTCTTGTATGTCCTCGAAGAGATTGACACCGCGTGTGCGTCAGTCTCACGGGAGTGACGGCGGAAGAGGGCCGTCACGAGGCGCGTGCGAGGAGGAACCCAGCCAGGGCTAGCCGGTGCTGGAAATCTCCTGGGTGGGGAAGAGCCCGCGTTCTCTCGAGGGTTGTCCTGCTGAACCCGACGCTGAGCTGCTTCCGCGGATCATCCGGCTCGATTGAGCATTTGACGGCCAGGCAACAAAGCGTTAGGTATCGCTTCCCTTCGCACGACGGGCTGGCGCAACGGCGCTGCAGGCCTCCGAGCGAAGGGTTGGGAGCGGCGGGTTGGATGGATGGTGGGGCGGTAGCCCCACTCTCGGTCGGGGATGGCGGAATCGCAGCGGCGACGAAGTCCCCTGGCTGATCTGAAAGACGGAATAAGGAGTCGACGAAGCGGAGTTGACTCTCGACGCGGCGGTGGTAGAAGCCGCCTCCCTCCGAAACGGCGGAAGTCGCACTGGCGACAAGGTCGAGCTGGAGGGAAGAGAGAGTCGACGAAGGTGATTGACTCCCGACGCGGCGGTGGTAGAAGCCGCGCCCCCTCGAACGGACAGGTGAAGTCGCACTGGCGACGGAGTCCCCCGGACGAAGCAGTGACAGACGAAATACGAAGTCGACGAAGCAAGTTGACTCGAGACGCGGTGGTGGTAGAAGCCGCCTCCCTCCGAAACGGCGGAAGTCGCACTGGCGACAAGGTCGAATCGGCGGGAAGAAGCGAGTCGACGAAGCGAGTTGACACGGGATGCGGAAGCGAAGTAGGTTCCGCGCCCCTCCTCAAAAGGAAGAAACAAGGCGCTCCGGCGCGATGTTACCTCCCAACGAGGCGAAGCGGTGAAGCGGAGTGGCAACGGCCACTTGACAGAAAAGCCGCCTCGAAATAAAGAATGCGGCCCCCGAGGTTGAATGGGGTGCAGCTGAGAAGCGCAAGGTAACAGAAAGTCGCGGCAACAACAAGCGACTCGGTCTTTGAAAACCAAATAGCAAGCCCAAGAAGACAGATTGCGGAAACCGCAGTCAATTCTAAACGGTG
This is a stretch of genomic DNA from Archangium violaceum. It encodes these proteins:
- a CDS encoding SPFH domain-containing protein, yielding MLFAIAGAVVAGGVCCAVAMRMGYRRVGPGEALVIERGARPTRVSFGGAVVWPMVDRAEVLDLSVRKVVVERRGGQGLSCRDGIRVDVRATFLVKVERNPEDVLRVAREVGCARANRSEEVQALLEERFACALANSASTFNFDELLADRGLFIDHVRVEVGDELLGFKLERMSLGRLEQTPLDQLDPTNVVDAQGILKLTERATRLAVETSEQLRQPWLAPREGKAEPRGGGEDELEREVERALERARNN
- a CDS encoding sigma-54 interaction domain-containing protein, with product MAKRADEQQGRQPPALASLLEVSQALAGANDLKAALHRVLERLERYHGVVRGTVTLKDPNADDLYIEASIGLSAEGRKARYRLGEGITGRVVQSARPIVVPEISREPLFLHRAFRGRKDGGPESSFICVPILLHRKPVGALGVDLLFDKDRDYEEETRLFSVIASMIGQALAAHRLLEDERKKLLEENTTLRQELRERYDFSNIIGTSGPMRQVYEQIHQVARTTTTVLIRGESGTGKELIAHALHYNSTRAKKPFIRVNCAALPETLIESELFGYEKGAFTGAQARKRGRFELAEGGTLFLDEIGEVNPTTQVKLLRVLQEREFERVGGTETLKANVRLIAATNKDLETAISEKSFREDLYYRLNVFTLFIPPLRERKSDLLLLADHFVAKYSREHGKNIRRISTPAIDMLVSYHWPGNVRELENIIERAVLVCDGNAIHGHHLPPTLQTAEASETVTSTSLTDAVQQFEKDLIADALKTTRGNRAKAARLLRTTERIVNYKVSKYEIDCSRFRS
- the glnII gene encoding glutamine synthetase GlnII translates to MRKVMAEYIWIDGQKPTAKLRSKMKVLEGEVRSVSELPDWSFDGSSTYQAEGKKSDLLLRPVRYIPNPLRPGTSDILVLCEVMNPDGSPHWSNTRAPLRAVAEKHASEDTWFGMEQEYTLFEGNRPLGWPDKGFPAPQGGYYCGVGSDEVFGRKLVESHAEACLRAGIKLCGTNAEVMPAQWEFQIGPLSPLEMADELWLARWLLYRMGEEYGISATLHPKPVKGDWNGTGCHTNVSTKAMREAGGIKVIEAACEKLRARHEAHIQVYGAHNTERLTGLHETAPINVFRYGVSDRGSSIRIPLGTANDGKGYFEDRRPAANCDPYEVCRIMLETICG
- a CDS encoding PQQ-dependent sugar dehydrogenase, with protein sequence MLTTLPRPPLRWLPLLLTLACSSSSAPSSVRESPNTPGQEARVPTPQVPPTQAQVRAVSAENNLVRPARRDFNDERLRQLSVRPGFSINVFAQGLTNPRVLAVRPDGTVYVTEREAGRVTLLRDTNGDGRADQQTPALTGLGQKDSGVHGLALRGNQLYLVTVKQLYVADIRPDGTLATPRELTGDLPDGGQHGNRTLAFGPDGRLYLSVGSTCNACAETDPEHATLLRVDPTTGARSVFAKGLRNTIGFAWHPATGQLWGMDHGSDSRGDDFPPEELNRLEEGGDYGWPFCAGKQEVDPFVSAEPPNDLARPDYCARTKPSTLEYQGHSAPMTLTFYTGSQFPAEFRNDAFLALRGSWNRNPPTGYKLVRIRFDPQGNPLAFEDFVSGWLLEDGRAHFGRLVGTAVATDGSLLVTDDTNGIIYRIAYTGG
- a CDS encoding CsbD family protein; translation: MGEWTDKLKGKVKETAGVATGDRELEAEGKKDTLKGNVKEKIEDAKRVIKDADDEVKGRR
- a CDS encoding YgaP family membrane protein; translated protein: MDARLEQLLEPRYDRVRRHGPERANEEILREARERMARYASRPLDEVEERLEELDREWDLERSLQVNAAAWSLVGLVLGATRDRKWLVLPGVVAGLLLQYGLTGWCPPVSLLRLLRCRTRGEIEAEKLALRVRRGDFKGLDEGHSASSEGPGWG
- a CDS encoding alpha amylase C-terminal domain-containing protein translates to MSTSSINDPPKGTRPGSRSETRASSREENETPGANKNVLAAGAAVKRSVTLVYDAGPHGELTNLQVKGSWDTTGRYSAQWSERPLPMKSLGDGRWAVTVDVLDDGQPHDWEWGVMADGPAGKGQWAVMGEGNLKLDLKKPTSTYAPTTYHEMGARRSGADATFKLWAPNARGVQVKVTDPEGRVRRFPMEREEEGNWSARVKGGWKELVGKSYVYEVVDSAGATSERPDPYAWEMMGEQRGLSRMYLDAKTGKEVNRYAPDNVELMRFDIDDEEDGHVAYLVLKDESGRRLTGEELRKRLGDFDASLVDKLRDGKFNDFWARSVEPDGRIRMTNHEGAWTALVNDPRKLVGLRYELQVYERDAKGELRLRDDGNRDGRLSDGERLMSPHNDPWSDVITEGSGVTFRGSVITDPASYTWKNDGAPREKDPSRWVVYQLHVGSFLGEAGNGDRSTLEDVGARLDYFKKLGVTTLELLPVNEVEGSRNWGYLGVNSLAVESALGFEDNDGRWVSGTEALKRFIDEAHGQGLNVISDVVYNHVHGDYNGLWNLGGAENPYFNWSKEPGKFEQRDTPWGAVPAYWNPKVRQFFVDHAVAQVQELHFDGLRFDFTEPIKGTGGKDGWELLREINRQVHFFNPDAWTVAEQFDYDPSISRPVQKDGTGGGFDAQWYTEFQHRLVNDNGKPGLIQAAARGWKTDMDAFMSMMTNPRGLDGWKKALTIISNHDEVGNAQRTMNTAEGERPTDFPDQWSRSAARFVGGMGMAGPGIPMFFQGDEFGAQNDFRWGNPSTWDSDWSWESLGKDWDWDKVTFNDARKASYERLFTVAPEARVKDGEYQGLSPEDRKVFESLAAMPAERRTEAMLDITRRQSFHFYRDAISLRRSSPAFRADAEVHRVYTHDEDSVVAFTRKAGREEYLVVGSLNRKNLEGYPLSLPPGRWKEVLNSDAAVYGGNNFGNYGATLSGGITKVNIPSAGYVVFKKE